In Vibrio cyclitrophicus, one genomic interval encodes:
- the phnR gene encoding phosphonate utilization transcriptional regulator PhnR: MQYVKIKDVIVEQIESGMLTPRQKLPAERKLAESFDTTRVTLREALSSLEAEGRIYREDRRGWFISPDPLRYDPTQTLNFTNMALSQSRKPKTELVAAKGMLATKEATKLLELQPFSDVYRVDRVRYLEDRPVVYVTNYIRPELFPNLLDYDLSKSLTDIYREHFGVVYQKIRYRVSTTSLLGETAQALRATSGSPAMVVERVNYNQNGDLIDCDIEYWRHDAISIESIAQLER; the protein is encoded by the coding sequence GTGCAGTACGTAAAAATCAAAGATGTCATCGTAGAGCAGATAGAGTCGGGGATGTTAACGCCACGACAGAAGCTGCCAGCAGAACGTAAACTGGCTGAATCGTTCGATACCACACGTGTTACGTTGCGCGAAGCTTTGTCTTCACTTGAAGCGGAAGGGCGCATTTACCGAGAAGATCGACGTGGTTGGTTTATCTCACCGGATCCGCTTCGTTATGATCCAACACAAACGCTGAACTTCACCAATATGGCTTTGTCGCAGAGTCGTAAGCCGAAAACAGAATTAGTGGCAGCGAAAGGCATGTTAGCAACTAAGGAAGCAACTAAGCTTCTTGAGCTACAACCTTTTTCAGATGTTTATCGAGTAGACAGAGTTCGTTACCTTGAAGACAGACCTGTTGTGTACGTAACGAACTACATTCGACCAGAGTTGTTTCCTAATTTGCTCGATTATGACTTGTCTAAATCACTGACGGACATCTACCGTGAGCACTTTGGCGTGGTATATCAGAAGATCCGCTACCGAGTGAGCACAACGTCTTTGCTTGGCGAAACAGCACAAGCTTTGCGTGCGACTTCTGGCTCTCCTGCAATGGTTGTAGAACGTGTGAACTATAACCAAAACGGCGACTTGATTGACTGCGATATTGAGTATTGGCGTCATGACGCGATCAGTATTGAGTCGATAGCGCAGCTAGAACGTTAA
- a CDS encoding multidrug transporter, whose translation MEFSAIIIVIISALLHAGWNVLGKSNQGSGSSFFLASGVAAAAILTPYLIWYVYSVGLSNISLPFWQLVFLSGICQIVYLIGLGAAYKEADIGVIYPMARALPVLMVGLGTVLIGYELSLNQWLGFALITLGCLFVPLKQFSELRLKAYLNLGVLWALIAAIGTTGYSIIDKEALLLLEPLSTPSITNKHTAIFYLGIQFWAIVLPLSLWLLVSNQRIEFTNAWILRKKATVAGIMMASTYGLVLFAMTITENVSLVVALRQVSIIFGVLMGIYFLKEKWHATRGLGVSLIIAGLVISLT comes from the coding sequence ATGGAATTCTCTGCCATCATCATCGTGATTATTTCGGCTCTGCTGCATGCGGGTTGGAATGTTCTAGGTAAATCTAATCAAGGCTCGGGCTCGTCTTTCTTCTTAGCCTCTGGGGTTGCTGCCGCAGCGATATTGACGCCCTATTTGATTTGGTATGTTTACAGTGTTGGGTTATCAAATATCTCACTTCCATTTTGGCAATTGGTTTTCTTGAGTGGGATTTGCCAAATCGTTTATTTGATTGGGTTGGGTGCTGCCTATAAAGAAGCTGATATTGGTGTTATCTACCCAATGGCACGAGCACTGCCTGTGTTGATGGTTGGCTTAGGCACGGTGTTAATAGGGTATGAATTATCGCTCAATCAATGGCTTGGTTTTGCACTGATCACACTGGGTTGTCTGTTTGTCCCGCTTAAGCAGTTTTCTGAACTTCGGCTCAAGGCCTACTTGAACCTTGGCGTTCTTTGGGCGTTAATCGCCGCCATCGGTACCACGGGTTACTCCATTATTGATAAAGAGGCGCTTCTATTATTGGAACCCTTAAGCACACCTAGTATTACCAATAAACACACCGCGATTTTCTACTTGGGGATCCAGTTCTGGGCAATTGTGCTTCCACTGAGCCTGTGGCTGCTTGTGTCGAATCAAAGAATCGAATTTACCAACGCATGGATACTACGTAAGAAAGCTACAGTTGCAGGCATTATGATGGCATCGACTTATGGCTTAGTGTTGTTTGCGATGACCATCACGGAGAACGTCAGCTTGGTTGTTGCACTGAGGCAAGTAAGCATCATCTTTGGAGTACTGATGGGGATCTACTTTTTAAAGGAAAAGTGGCACGCGACTCGCGGTTTAGGCGTCTCTTTGATTATTGCTGGCTTAGTTATCTCATTGACTTAA
- a CDS encoding MFS transporter: MMFGLSFYGVMVILTRFFLEDLNYNEADTMMVVGAFSAIGPLFAIAGGFIADKFLGAYRSLTIAFLGFASGYVLLVLGAAATNVPMALCGIALASYARGLMSPSYPSLYKRTFKTQEDFENCYPINYSVNNIGALLGQYLFPMLVLVVGFHGGFLLSAALAGAALLMMIFVRKGLVEASAEIDQKPVSTKNWVAFLVLSAAMIGLVFFMFSNMDIGQNIVYAIGGAAIIYFVSLMMKSKKSDMLKMGTILIITFLTTCFFVYYGQMMTSMTMVAINTMRGDLFGFIPVAPEASMAMNPLWCMVAGPIIAGIFSNLEKKNINFSTATKVGFSFILTAIAFGILTMAVTTVGDDVLIRPEVFLAIHFFLAFGEVIVGSMVVAFILSVAPKHIENFSVSLFSVAIALSGIVGAVFSTSIALEKGQEITQEIVQTVYGDYFQMLTVLAVVMVGIAMAASFIIRKMLEAARAAEETIELEQANS; encoded by the coding sequence ATGATGTTCGGACTTTCGTTCTATGGCGTCATGGTGATCTTGACTCGTTTCTTCCTTGAAGATCTGAACTACAATGAAGCCGACACCATGATGGTTGTTGGTGCTTTCTCTGCAATCGGACCGCTATTTGCTATTGCAGGTGGCTTTATCGCCGATAAGTTTTTAGGCGCTTACCGCTCTTTAACCATTGCCTTCTTAGGGTTCGCAAGTGGTTACGTTCTACTGGTACTTGGTGCAGCAGCAACCAATGTGCCGATGGCATTATGTGGTATCGCTTTAGCAAGTTATGCACGTGGTTTGATGTCCCCTTCTTACCCAAGCCTTTACAAACGCACGTTCAAAACTCAAGAAGATTTTGAAAACTGCTACCCAATCAACTACTCAGTAAACAATATTGGTGCTCTGCTAGGTCAATACTTATTCCCAATGCTAGTGCTTGTTGTTGGTTTCCACGGTGGTTTCCTTCTTTCAGCGGCTCTAGCAGGTGCCGCGCTTCTAATGATGATCTTTGTTCGCAAAGGCCTTGTTGAAGCAAGTGCTGAAATCGACCAAAAACCAGTAAGCACGAAAAACTGGGTAGCCTTCCTTGTTCTTTCTGCTGCGATGATTGGCTTAGTATTCTTCATGTTCTCTAACATGGATATTGGCCAAAACATCGTATACGCGATTGGTGGTGCAGCGATTATCTACTTTGTCTCTTTGATGATGAAATCGAAAAAGTCAGACATGCTGAAAATGGGCACTATCTTAATCATCACATTTCTAACCACCTGTTTCTTCGTTTACTACGGTCAGATGATGACATCGATGACAATGGTAGCGATCAACACAATGCGTGGTGACCTATTTGGCTTCATCCCTGTTGCACCTGAAGCTTCAATGGCAATGAACCCACTATGGTGTATGGTTGCTGGCCCTATCATCGCGGGTATCTTCTCTAACCTAGAAAAGAAAAACATTAACTTCTCTACGGCAACCAAAGTAGGTTTTTCATTTATTCTAACGGCTATCGCTTTCGGTATCCTGACAATGGCAGTGACTACAGTTGGTGATGACGTCCTGATTCGCCCAGAAGTGTTCCTAGCGATTCACTTCTTCCTAGCATTTGGTGAAGTAATTGTAGGTTCAATGGTTGTAGCCTTCATCCTGTCTGTTGCACCTAAGCACATCGAGAACTTCTCAGTAAGCTTGTTCTCTGTTGCAATCGCTCTTTCAGGTATTGTTGGCGCGGTATTCTCAACGTCTATTGCATTAGAGAAAGGTCAAGAAATCACGCAAGAAATCGTACAAACAGTTTACGGTGATTACTTCCAAATGCTTACCGTTTTAGCCGTAGTAATGGTGGGTATCGCAATGGCTGCATCGTTCATTATTCGTAAGATGCTAGAAGCAGCGAGAGCCGCTGAAGAAACGATTGAACTAGAGCAAGCAAACAGCTAA
- a CDS encoding putative 2-aminoethylphosphonate ABC transporter permease subunit: protein MESTQMMQSKLLVQRRVQPFLARLSKDNVILFGLLAFLSVVMTLFILMPLWAMLKKSVQNADGEFVGLQNFATYFASQSLWQSVGNTFTLGLLVTVVVGVLAFGYAYALTRSCMPFKGLFQVLGSAPILAPSLLPAISLIFLFGNQGIAKEVLGGNSVYGLIGISLGLIFWTFPHALMILTTSLRTSDARLYEAARALNTSSFKTFFMVTLPAAKYGLISTLIVVFTLVVCDFGVPKVIGGSYNVLSTDIFKQVVGQQNFSMGAVTSILLLLPALLAFTVDRWVQKKQKSLFDTRSVAYQPEPSSLRDGLCFLYCTIISAAVVIVLGMAIYGSMVTFWPWNKALTLNNYNFAEMSTYGWAPFFNSLTLGAWTAIIGTVLIFLGAYCIEKGRAFGPIRQAMQMLSVVPMAVPGMVLGLGYIFYFNDLSNPLNFLYGTMAFLVINTVVHYYTVGHMTALTALKQLPEEIEATAASVNLPQYKLFFKVTVPVCLPAILDIATYLFINALTTTSAVVFLYSTDTIPASVSVLNMDDAGQTGAAAAMAVMIMISAASAKLIHMLINKLFEKRTQAWRKR from the coding sequence ATGGAATCGACTCAAATGATGCAATCTAAGCTGCTAGTTCAACGACGAGTACAGCCTTTTCTGGCTCGGTTAAGCAAAGACAACGTAATTCTATTTGGTCTGCTGGCCTTTTTGTCTGTGGTCATGACGTTGTTTATCCTGATGCCATTATGGGCGATGTTGAAAAAGAGTGTTCAGAACGCAGACGGTGAATTTGTAGGATTACAGAATTTCGCAACATATTTTGCTTCGCAGAGTCTGTGGCAGTCTGTAGGCAATACGTTTACGCTTGGGTTGCTAGTAACGGTTGTCGTGGGCGTCTTGGCGTTTGGTTATGCCTATGCGTTAACTCGTTCATGCATGCCTTTTAAGGGACTTTTCCAGGTGTTGGGATCAGCGCCGATTCTAGCTCCGTCGTTGTTACCTGCGATCAGTTTGATCTTCTTGTTTGGCAACCAAGGTATCGCTAAAGAAGTCTTGGGTGGCAACTCGGTTTATGGCTTGATTGGTATCTCACTGGGCTTGATATTCTGGACGTTTCCACACGCCTTGATGATTCTGACCACCTCATTGAGAACCTCTGACGCTCGCCTGTATGAGGCGGCACGTGCACTCAATACTTCATCGTTCAAAACCTTCTTTATGGTGACGTTACCCGCGGCAAAGTATGGTTTGATCAGCACTCTGATCGTTGTATTTACGCTGGTGGTTTGTGACTTTGGTGTGCCAAAGGTGATTGGTGGCAGTTATAACGTTCTATCGACTGACATCTTTAAGCAGGTGGTTGGTCAACAGAACTTCTCTATGGGAGCGGTAACCAGTATTTTGCTGCTATTGCCTGCGTTGCTTGCGTTTACCGTTGACCGCTGGGTTCAAAAGAAACAAAAGAGCTTGTTTGATACTCGTTCTGTTGCGTACCAACCTGAACCTAGCTCTCTACGTGATGGCTTATGTTTCCTTTATTGCACCATCATCTCTGCTGCCGTGGTTATCGTGCTGGGCATGGCGATATATGGATCTATGGTCACCTTCTGGCCTTGGAATAAAGCGCTGACGTTAAACAACTATAACTTCGCAGAAATGAGTACCTATGGTTGGGCGCCATTCTTCAACTCTTTAACGCTTGGCGCTTGGACTGCTATTATTGGTACTGTTCTGATTTTCCTAGGGGCATACTGCATTGAGAAAGGCCGCGCATTTGGCCCCATTCGTCAAGCAATGCAGATGCTCAGTGTGGTGCCGATGGCCGTTCCGGGTATGGTGTTAGGTTTGGGGTACATCTTCTACTTTAATGACTTGAGCAACCCACTCAACTTTTTGTATGGCACGATGGCGTTCTTGGTGATCAACACAGTGGTTCACTATTACACGGTGGGGCACATGACGGCATTAACCGCATTAAAACAGCTGCCTGAGGAGATTGAAGCAACGGCGGCCTCTGTTAACCTACCGCAATATAAGCTGTTCTTTAAGGTGACGGTGCCTGTTTGTCTGCCTGCGATTTTAGATATTGCGACATACCTGTTTATTAATGCACTTACCACAACATCTGCGGTAGTATTCTTGTATTCTACCGATACGATACCTGCGTCAGTTTCAGTACTGAATATGGACGATGCGGGACAAACCGGAGCAGCAGCGGCTATGGCGGTGATGATCATGATATCGGCAGCGAGCGCGAAGTTGATTCATATGCTAATCAACAAGCTATTCGAGAAACGCACCCAAGCTTGGCGTAAACGCTAG
- a CDS encoding putative 2-aminoethylphosphonate ABC transporter ATP-binding protein, which produces MSNQTYLNIENVVKQFGQFTALKDISLSIDKGEFVCFLGPSGCGKTTLLRAIAGLDLPTSGSIEQNGNDTTFLPPEKRDFGIVFQSYALFPNLTVEENIAIGLKNQGMSTKEALEAVESWLETIGLPTSGQKYPNQLSGGQQQRVALARALALSPGLLLLDEPLSALDAKVRTHLRDEICQLQRKLGITTIMVTHDQDEALTMADRIVVMNHGVIEQVGAPQEIYQKPVSRFVAEFVGSMNFIQASVAAQGKIRIAESMLPLPHLDNLTPNLGDVFDIAVRPEQIQFVDRFSESLPVRIVSSEFLGAFYRVECQLQHDSTAKEIIVDVPVKEFNRLKLRRSDIRYVAFDQEGLRAYSSKSLQVMKDKAA; this is translated from the coding sequence ATGAGCAACCAAACTTATTTGAATATTGAAAACGTTGTAAAGCAATTTGGCCAATTTACAGCGTTAAAAGACATCTCCCTATCGATAGATAAAGGCGAGTTCGTCTGCTTCCTTGGCCCATCTGGTTGTGGAAAAACCACCTTATTACGTGCGATTGCTGGCCTAGATTTACCAACCTCAGGCTCTATTGAGCAGAACGGTAATGATACGACCTTTTTGCCACCAGAAAAGCGTGACTTTGGCATCGTGTTCCAGTCTTATGCTTTGTTTCCAAATCTCACCGTTGAAGAGAACATCGCGATTGGGTTGAAGAACCAAGGTATGTCGACCAAAGAAGCTCTGGAAGCGGTAGAGTCTTGGTTAGAAACCATTGGTTTACCAACATCTGGCCAGAAATACCCGAATCAATTGTCAGGTGGACAACAGCAACGTGTGGCGCTCGCTCGCGCATTGGCTCTTTCTCCAGGCTTGTTGTTACTGGATGAGCCGCTGTCTGCATTGGATGCGAAGGTAAGAACACACCTGCGTGATGAGATCTGCCAACTGCAACGCAAGTTGGGTATCACCACTATTATGGTGACGCACGACCAAGATGAAGCCTTAACGATGGCTGACCGCATTGTGGTGATGAATCATGGTGTTATCGAACAAGTAGGTGCTCCACAAGAGATTTACCAAAAACCAGTCAGCCGTTTTGTTGCTGAGTTTGTTGGCAGCATGAACTTCATTCAAGCTTCTGTCGCGGCTCAAGGCAAGATACGTATTGCTGAGTCAATGCTACCATTACCTCACTTAGATAATCTCACGCCAAATCTAGGTGATGTTTTCGATATTGCCGTTCGTCCAGAGCAAATCCAGTTTGTCGATCGTTTTAGTGAATCCTTGCCAGTGAGAATTGTATCAAGCGAATTCTTAGGGGCGTTTTATCGTGTTGAGTGTCAATTGCAACATGACTCAACGGCGAAAGAGATCATCGTTGATGTACCCGTTAAAGAGTTTAATCGATTGAAACTGCGTCGCAGTGATATTCGTTACGTGGCGTTTGATCAAGAAGGCCTTAGAGCTTACTCATCGAAAAGCTTGCAAGTGATGAAAGACAAGGCGGCGTAA
- a CDS encoding siderophore-interacting protein, which produces MSKPSPITLTVTQTSTITPNMQRITLSGEGLSKYPTECAGGYIKLLFSPLGTTNLSQLNEGERPTMRTYTIRQYNPVEKWIEVDFVRHITTDLQCGFAARWAMNAEVGDTISVAGPGLIQGLNLESDWFFLVADMTSLPALSAKVKTLPERATGHAVIQINSAADKQTLEVPQGIKVTWLIEDETEETLPQTVRNSEWLDGQVSIWTACEFESMRELRQYFRNEKEVAKENIYISSYWKRGVTEDGHKVLKQQDAQALAG; this is translated from the coding sequence ATGAGCAAGCCTAGCCCTATCACATTAACCGTTACTCAAACCTCAACCATTACTCCAAACATGCAGCGTATAACGCTTAGCGGTGAGGGATTAAGTAAGTATCCAACAGAATGTGCTGGCGGCTACATCAAGCTTTTATTCTCGCCATTAGGCACAACCAATTTAAGCCAACTGAACGAAGGTGAACGCCCAACCATGCGCACCTACACCATTCGACAATACAACCCTGTAGAAAAGTGGATTGAGGTAGATTTCGTTCGTCACATCACCACAGACTTACAATGTGGCTTTGCCGCACGCTGGGCAATGAACGCAGAAGTGGGTGACACCATTTCAGTTGCTGGTCCAGGTTTGATTCAAGGGCTAAATCTAGAGTCTGACTGGTTCTTCTTAGTCGCAGACATGACGTCACTCCCTGCGCTTTCTGCAAAAGTAAAAACACTTCCAGAAAGAGCAACGGGTCACGCTGTCATTCAGATCAATTCAGCAGCAGATAAGCAAACACTTGAAGTACCTCAAGGGATCAAGGTCACTTGGTTAATTGAAGATGAAACTGAAGAAACACTTCCACAGACGGTTCGCAATTCAGAATGGTTAGACGGTCAGGTTTCGATTTGGACAGCATGTGAATTTGAAAGCATGCGTGAACTGAGACAGTACTTCCGAAACGAAAAGGAAGTAGCCAAAGAGAACATCTACATCAGCAGTTACTGGAAACGTGGCGTGACTGAAGATGGTCACAAAGTGTTGAAACAGCAAGATGCTCAAGCTTTAGCAGGTTAA